One part of the Solanum dulcamara chromosome 3, daSolDulc1.2, whole genome shotgun sequence genome encodes these proteins:
- the LOC129883666 gene encoding uncharacterized protein LOC129883666, whose amino-acid sequence MANKNKGKSIESSDSIDDYNKRLVPNISLDILTESLGFESFNEKSKCIFDEIVEAAERRSRSRSNTNAKEEIKSTTNAAVRDFPPLLSSLYESGRPRFNLEKVRENGRLQISSVKNTRPEVIVERTPPGADHEESDGRVRIKFIDGKTDCSSSSSSSGKEE is encoded by the coding sequence ATGGCGAACAAAAACAAAGGCAAGTCTATCGAGTCATCAGACTCCATTGATGATTATAATAAACGACTTGTACCCAACATTTCATTAGATATATTGACAGAGAGCCTAGGATTTGAGAGCTTTAACGAGAAATCAAAATGCATTTTCGATGAAATAGTAGAGGCAGCGGAacgaagatcaagatcaagatcaaatACAAATGCCAAAGAGGAAATAAAATCTACTACTAATGCAGCAGTTAGAGATTTCCCGCCACTTCTATCAAGTTTGTATGAGAGTGGACGGCCCAGATTTAATCTAGAAAAAGTGCGGGAAAACGGACGGTTACAGATTTCAAGCGTGAAAAACACTCGTCCGGAGGTTATTGTTGAACGTACACCTCCAGGTGCAGATCATGAAGAAAGTGATGGCCGAGTCAGAATAAAGTTCATCGATGGAAAAACagattgttcttcttcttcttcttcttctggtaaggaggaataa
- the LOC129882870 gene encoding uncharacterized protein LOC129882870 — protein MLKVLNEKLKRLCFGLRWPMRRRSKSKIKITVKHLGKSNSRSHSQIDPSIANGSAAIHPSNGELSRSKTGRTIRVATFNAALFSMAPALPKNCTDRSASFDFENDEFGKANKLSAYYNFRAKSANDHPKSILKQSPVHPTKETDTTLLLKRQSFSKSKLRVSINLPDNEISLKKSGQLRILGCDNERFSGSGICRGKAPLRSTVSMPRIDCQSYRITRSVLEVLRELNADILALQDVKAEEEKGMKPLSDLAVALGMNYVFAESWAPEYGNAIMSKWPIKSWNIQKIFDDSDFRNVLKATIDVPRVGELNFYCTHLDHLDENWRMKQINAIIQSSDKPHILAGGLNSLDETDYSPERWTEIVKYYEEMGKPIPKVEVMKYLKSKEYTDAKDFAGECESVVMIAKGQSVQGTCKYGTRVDYVLSSSDSPYKFVPGSYSVFSSKGTSDHHIVKVDMVKVDTDSHHYVNKKRRDSKHKVVRITHSNPNKGIWK, from the exons ATGCTAAAAGTCCTCAACGAAAAGCTTAAGCGCCTCTGTTTTGGTCTCCGGTGGCCCATGCGCCGCCGTTCGAAAAGCAAAATCAAGATTACTGTGAAACATCTCGGAAAATCGAATTCTCGGTCTCATTCCCAAATTGATCCATCAATTGCAAATGGGTCTGCAGCAATTCATCCCAGCAATGGTGAATTGAGTCGTTCTAAAACCGGACGTACAATACGTGTAGCTACATTTAATGCTGCCCTCTTCTCCATGGCACCAGCACTCCCGAAGAATTGTACTGACAGATCAGCtagttttgattttgaaaatgacGAATTTGGAAAAGCTAATAAGTTGAGTGCTTACTATAATTTCAGAGCTAAATCagcaaatgatcatcctaagAGTATACTTAAACAATCTCCTGTTCATCCCACAAAAGAAACCGATACTACTCTTCTGTTAAAAAGGCAAAGTTTCTCGAAATCGAAGTTAAGGGTTTCGATTAATTTACCAGATAATGAAATATCTCTAAAGAAAAGTGGGCAATTGAGGATTTTGGGATGTGATAATGAGAGATTTTCGGGGAGTGGTATATGTAGAGGAAAAGCTCCTTTAAGGTCTACTGTGAGTATGCCTCGGATTGATTGTCAGAGCTATAGAATCACGAGAAGTGTTCTTGAAGTTTTGAGAGAATTGAATGCGGATATTTTGGCTTTGCAAGATGTTAAAGCAGAGGAGGAAAAGGGTATGAAGCCATTATCGGATTTGGCTGTTGCTTTAGGGATGAATTATGTTTTTGCAGAGAGTTGGGCACCTGAATATGGTAATGCTATTATGTCAAAATGGCCAATTAAGTCTTGGAATATCCAAAAGATCTTTGATGACTCCGATTTCAG AAATGTTCTAAAGGCAACAATTGATGTTCCTCGAGTTGGAGAATTAAATTTCTACTGCACGCACCTTGatcacttggatgaaaattggCGAATGAAGCAGATAAATGCAATAATCCAATCATCTGATAAGCCACACATTTTAGCCGGGGGTCTAAATTCTCTTGACGAAACAGATTACTCTCCAGAAAGATGGACAGAAATTGTAAag TATTATGAAGAGATGGGAAAGCCAATACCAAAAGTCGAAGTAATGAAGTATTTGAAGAGTAAAGAATATACTGATGCTAAGGATTTTGCTGGTGAATGCGAGTCTGTTGTAATGATCGCCAAAGGACAGA GCGTGCAAGGAACGTGCAAGTATGGAACTCGAGTGGATTACGTACTCTCATCATCTGATTCACCGTACAAGTTTGTTCCAGGATCATACTCGGTTTTCTCCTCGAAAGGAACTTCTGATCACCACATAGTGAAAGTTGATATGGTAAAAGTAGATACAGATTCTCACCACTACGTCAACAAGAAAAGGCGGGATTCAAAACATAAAGTAGTCAGAATTACTCATTCAAATCCAAACAAGGGTATATGGAAATAG